Proteins from a single region of Gasterosteus aculeatus chromosome 20, fGasAcu3.hap1.1, whole genome shotgun sequence:
- the rps9 gene encoding small ribosomal subunit protein uS4, protein MPVARSWVCRKTYVTPRRPFEKSRLDQELKLIGEYGLRNKREVWRVKFTLAKIRKAARELLTLDEKDPKRLFEGNALLRRLVRIGVLDEGKMKLDYILGLKVEDFLERRLQTQVFKLGLAKSIHHARVLIRQRHIRVRKQVVNIPSFVVRLDSQKHIDFSLRSPYGGGRPGRVKRKNAKKGQAGAGGADDEEED, encoded by the exons ATGCCCGTTGCCAGGAGTTGGGTTTGTCGCAAGACTTACGTCACCCCTCGCCGTCCATTCGAGAAGTCCCGACTCGACCAGGAGTTGAAACTCATTG GCGAGTATGGTCTGAGGAACAAGCGTGAGGTGTGGAGGGTCAAGTTCACTCTGGCCAAGATTCGCAAAGCCGCCAGAGAGCTCCTCACTCTTGATGAGAAGGACCCCAAGCGTCTGTTTGAAG GTAATGCTTTGCTCAGGCGTCTGGTGAGGATCGGTGTGCTGGACGAGGGTAAGATGAAGCTGGATTACATCCTcggtctgaaagttgaagattTCTTGGAGAGGAGGCTGCAGACTCAGGTCTTCAAGCTTGGACTTGCCAAGAGCATCCACCATGCTCGCGTCCTTATCCGCCAGAGGCACATTCG CGTGCGCAAGCAGGTGGTGAACATCCCCTCCTTTGTGGTTCGCCTGGACAGCCAGAAGCACATCGACTTCTCTCTGAGGTCTCCATACGGCGGTGGACGTCCAGGCCGCGTCAAGAGAAAGAACGCCAAGAAGGGCCAGGCTGGAGCTGGAGGCGctgatgacgaggaggaggattaA
- the leng1 gene encoding leukocyte receptor cluster member 1, with the protein MNILPKKSWHVRNKDNVARVRKDEAQAAEEEREAKRRVERAEQEARTEFLRRKSRAALHSAGEQRDEEADDDGDKQSGGSRALEHLNLFPLEESSEKKGNEEYLKDKKDEQEKQERAIGLLVSLGPQPGSEVTPWYMKTGKEKEEAKEKEERKDPEKKKGISEEEKEKRDRRLKDSLDPLKEMKKIMAVKDRKYNNKKKERRAKGEKWSSGESSIERLRAERLQREADERRRTQALLDQRNGKGKEPGKDTNERERPYNSAYFPELARKRQRRDRDSWRDEILKS; encoded by the exons ATGAACATCCTTCCGAAAAAAAGCTGGCACGTTCGCAACAAAGACAACGTCGCGCGCGTGCGGAAAGACGAGGCCCAGGCGGCAGAGGAAGAGCGCGAGGCCAAGCGGCGCGTGGAGCGTGCTGAGCAAGAG GCTCGTACAGAGTTTTTGAGAAGGAAATCCAGAGCTGCTCTCCATTCAGCAGGAGaacagagggatgaagaagcTGATGACGATGGTGACAAACAGAGTGGAGGAAGTAGAGCTCTGGAGCATCTTAATCTTTTCCCCCTCGAGGAGTCCTCAGAGAAGAAGGGGAATGAGGAGTATCTCAAAGACAAGAAAGATGAACAG GAGAAGCAGGAGCGAGCTATCGGCTTGCTGGTGTCTCTTGGACCCCAACCGGGGTCTGAAGTCACTCCGTGGTACATGAAAACTggcaaagaaaaagaggaagcaaaagaaaaggaagagcgAAAAGATCCAGAGAAAAAGAAGGGAATAagtgaagaggagaaagagaagagagatcGCCGATTGAAAGATAGTTTGGACCCATTGAaagagatgaagaaaataatGGCTGTAAAGGACAGAAAATATaacaacaagaaaaaggaaagaagagccAAAGGGGAAAAGTGGAGCAGCGGAGAGAG CTCCATTGAACGGTTACGTGCCGAGCGCTTACAGAGGGAGGCggacgagaggaggagaaccCAGGCCCTCCTCGACCAGAGGAACGGCAAAGGGAAGGAGCCGGGGAAGGACACgaatgagagggagagaccGTACAACAGTGCTTATTTCCCAGAACTTGCTCGAAAGCGTCAAAGGCGGGACCGAGATAGCTGGAgggatgaaatattaaaatcatGA
- the tmc4 gene encoding voltage-gated chloride channel TMC4, translating to MASEPQRGSREAYDYAEGNGERSDQQSLRLRRVSSRVSNHNYPENDLRPTPAEENEEGDSAPPRELKTIPLPMALKRAVRQAQEMHVPVVSRRQAWRRRKSLHKLKEKARECLHFFTLWRKSLQKIGGNFGGGVESYFLFLRFLVVLNFVSSLLIAGFVLIPSIVFRSVGGSAVNGTGPDECTVYDPNPQGLDLFYNYFLNLLSGTGFMEYSYLFYGYYNNTTVEDRNFSYNIPLAYLFTAVFYFVFCLICIIARMGTAARVAVATGGGAVGNYSVILFTNWDYGCQGDQATKLKQKNILYRLQVDLEEESRKKKTAALTLGQKLILYSLRVFMFLVSLGLIVAACYGIFMATNFSQTKSGVKGILGLVYEYLPSIVITIANFLVPLLGDQIALVERYSPSNTVIVALLRAVFLRLVSLAVLLFTLWRQITCEGNIDSLNCKLCHYNYNDHPCWETRVGQEMYKLTLFDFLINFALLFLAEFPRRMVVDNWSSKLAQWVGRQEFVVPANVLGLVYGQTVVWTGALFCPLLPLINTIKFILLFYFKKTTLFYNCRPALRTFRSTYSTVVFLVVLLFGWGLATVVMVYSLAQISPSRGCGPFRFFPSMWSIVPTSFYRLSETTQDFLFFIGSQSFSIPLFALSCVVMCYFVALASVYGKTVALLRAQLKLEGRDKQFLVKQIEELSRHQILKHTAGAYE from the exons ATGGCCAGTGAACCACAGAGAGGCTCGAGAGAGGCGTACGACTACGCTGAAG GGAACGGTGAGCGCAGTGACCAGCAGTCGCTGCGGTTACGACGGGTCTCCTCTCGGGTGTCCAATCACAACTATCCTGAGAACGACCTGCGGCCGACTCCTGCAGAGGAGAATGAGGAGGGCGACAGTGCACCACCCCGGGAGCTCAAGACCATTCCTCTGCCCATGGCGTTGAAGAGAGCTGTGAG GCAGGCGCAGGAGATGCATGTGCCCGTGGTTTCCAGGAGGCAGGCCTGGCGACGGAGAAAGTCTCTGcataaactaaaagaaaaagccaGAGAATGTCTCCACTTTTTCACACTGTGGAGAAAGTCTCTTCAAAAGATTGGAG GGAACTTCGGAGGTGGCGTCGAGTCCTACTTCCTGTTCCTGCGATTCTTGGTGGTGCTGAattttgtttcctctttacTGATTGCGGGATTCGTCCTCATCCCCAGCATCGTCTTCAGATCTGTCGGGGGCAGCGCCGTTAACGGCACTG GTCCAGATGAATGCACAGTGTATGACCCCAATCCTCAAGGCTTGGACTTATTCTATAATTACTTCCTTAACTTACTTTCGGGGACG GGTTTCATGGAGTATTCCTACCTGTTTTACGGCTACTATAACAACACAACGGTGGAGGACAGGAACTTCTCCTACAACATCCCCCTTGCCTACCTCTTCACTGCCGTCTTCtactttgtcttttgtctcatTTGTATCATTGCACG CATGGGGACTGCAGCTCGAGTTGCCGTGGCAACGGGAGGCGGCGCTGTGGGCAACTACAGCGTGATATTGTTCACCAACTGGGACTACGGCTGTCAGGGCGACCAAGCTACCAAACTGAAGCAGAAGAACATCCTTTACCGACTGCAG GTggatctggaggaggagagcagaaagaaaaagacagcgGCTCTGACTTTGGGGCAAAAACTTATTTTATACTCCCTacgtgttttcatgtttttggtGTCATTGGGGCTCATTGTGGCAGCCTGCTACGGCATCTTCATGGCCACCAACTTCAGCCAG acaaagagtgGTGTTAAAGGGATCCTGGGTTTGGTTTATGAGTACCTACCTTCCATTGTCATCACCATTGCAAACTTCCTGGTGCCGCTGCTTGGTGACCAGATCGCCCTGGTAGAGCGATACTCCCCTAGCAATACTGTCATAGTGGCTCTATTAAG AGCGGTTTTCCTTCGTCTTGTGAGTCTGGCTGTTCTTCTCTTCACCCTGTGGCGTCAGATCACCTGTGAAGGGAACATAGACAGTCTAAATTGTAAACTGTGCCACTACAACTATAATGACCACCCG TGCTGGGAGACGCGCGTGGGACAGGAGATGTACAAGCTGACACTGTTTGACTTCCTCATCAACTTCGCTTTGCTCTTCTTGGCGGAGTTTCCACGCAG AATGGTGGTGGACAACTGGTCCAGTAAGCTGGCTCAGTGGGTGGGTCGACAGGAGTTTGTGGTTCCTGCCAACGTGCTCGGACTGGTTTACGGTCAGACGGTGGTGTGGACCGGAGCTCTTTTTTGCCCGTTGCTGCCGCTCATTAACACCATCAAGTTCATACTCCTCTTCTACTTCAAGAAG ACCACGCTCTTCTATAATTGCCGGCCAGCACTGAGGACGTTTCGCTCCACCTACTCCACCGTCGTCTTCCTGGTGGTACTCCTGTTCGGTTGGGGCCTGGCCACAGTTGTCATGGTTTACAGTCTCGCTCA GATCAGTCCTTCTAGGGGTTGCGGTCCTTTCCGGTTCTTCCCCAGCATGTGGTCGATTGTTCCAACTTCTTTCTACCGCCTCTCTGAAACTACACAGGACTTTCTCTTCTTCATCGGCTCCCAGTCATTCTCCATCCCCCTGTTTGCGTTATCGTG TGTGGTGATGTGCTATTTTGTAGCCTTAGCCTCCGTTTATGGGAAAACTGTCGCCCTGTTAAGAGCTCAGCTTAAACTG GAGGGCCGTGACAAGCAGTTCTTGGTGAAGCAGATTGAGGAGCTGAGTCGACATCAGATACTAAAACATACAGCAGGGGCATACGAGTAA
- the mboat7 gene encoding membrane-bound acylglycerophosphatidylinositol O-acyltransferase mboat7: MSPDELVYLGILAASIPVGFLFRYLSPPVKQGAALLVGLSIAIATCHIHTLHSLVTVIGIWIIIKSSWRHAPALSLTWTFLYLLFFRLATWFGLPQPTPFANAIQLLLTLKMVSLANEVYTFHTEKKSEVSTFAKSPVIGGLSEEPSLYDILSYSYCYAGIMTGPFFRFQTYADWLRQPSPQALPGWVPCLQRLKLVPVYAALFLGVDSVFPLAYVRTEEFLDRNVFFRLFYMVAVFFVFRMRFYAAWCGAEAGCISAGLGCYPEKALSKPGGGPSVNYSPDPSNEEKYDFKTIQNIDCYNTDFCVKVRHGMRYWNMTVQWWLHHYIYPNAPFKSYALRAGWTMFISAYWHGLHVGYYLSFLTIPLCIAAESAMEASVRAKLGPSGQNIFDWVHWFLKMRAYDYMCMGFVLLKASDTINYWTSIYFIMHIIAVCCIIVGKVLGGKREGSRGERGQKKEVEKIENLKPGEKTD; encoded by the exons ATGTCTCCTGATGAGCTGGTGTACTTGGGAATTCTTGCTGCATCCATCCCTGTTGGGTTCCTCTTCCGTTACCTCA GTCCTCCTGTGAAGCAGGGGGCTGCTCTTCTTGTGGGCCTCTCTATCGCCATCGCTACTTGTCACATCCACACCCTCCACTCGCTTGTGACCGTGATTGGAATATGGATTATTATAAAGAGCAGCTGGCG GCATGCCCCAGCATTGAGTCTCACCTGGACCTTCCtctacctcctcttcttccGTCTTGCCACGTGGTTCGGTCTGCCACAACCGACACCTTTCGCCAACGCCATCCAGCTGCTTCTCACTCTCAAG ATGGTGAGTCTAGCTAACGAGGTGTACACCTTCCACACCGAGAAGAAGAGTGAAGTGAGCACTTTTGCCAAGTCCCCCGTCATCGGTGGTCTGTCCGAGGAGCCGTCGCTCTACGATATTCTGTCCTACAGCTACTGCTACGCCGGGATAATGACCG GTCCGTTCTTTCGCTTCCAAACGTACGCCGACTGGCTGAGGCAGCCGAGCCCGCAGGCTCTGCCCGGCTGGGTGCCGTGCCTGCAGCGCTTGAAGCTGGTTCCCGTGTACGCCGCTTTGTTCCTGGGGGTCGACTCTGTCTTCCCTCTGGCCTACGTTCGCACAGAGGAGTTTCTGGACCGGAACGTTTTCTTCAG GCTCTTCTACATGGTAGCGGTGTTCTTCGTGTTCAGGATGCGTTTCTACGCAGCGTGGTGTGGAGCCGAGGCTGGTTGTATCAGTGCAGGTCTTGGCTGCTATCCTGAAAAGGCGCTGTCCAAACCTGGAGGAGGACCCTCCGTCAACTACAG TCCCGATCCATCAAATGAAGAGAAATACGACTTCAAAACCATCCAGAACATTGACTGCTACAACACAGACTTCTGTGTGAAGGTCCGCCATGGCATGCGCTACTGGAACATGACAGTGCAGTGGTGgctgcatcactacatctacccCAATGCCCCCTTCAAATCCTACGCTCTCAG GGCCGGCTGGACCATGTTCATCAGCGCCTACTGGCACGGACTGCATGTCGGCTACTacctctccttcctcaccaTCCCCCTGTGCATCGCTGCCGAGTCGGCCATGGAGGCCTCTGTCCGCGCTAAGCTGGGTCCTTCTGGTCAGAACATCTTCGACTGGGTCCACTGGTTCCTGAAGATGAGGGCCTACGACTACATGTGCATGGGCTTCGTGCTGCTGAAAGCCTCGGACACCATCAACTACTGGACCTCCATCTACTTTATCATGCACATCATCGCCGTTTGCTGCATCATAGTTGGCAAGGTTCTGGGGGGGAAGCGggaaggaagcagaggggagaggggtCAGAAAAAAGAGGTGGAGAAGATAGAAAACTTGAAACCGGGGGAGAAAACAGACTGA